Proteins from a genomic interval of Paenibacillus sp. RC334:
- a CDS encoding GNAT family N-acetyltransferase, translating to MHSEKNPYSLSIECKDIILREYQLEDLNQLHELTWQPEIYGFLPGWNVEKEVRLDWLKNYEIPENNQFLKLVEEGLDVGDLRLRLGIVLKETGEFIGWCCSGIKDDLPAPNREIMYGISKEHRSKGYTTQAVQGIIQYLFDNTEIKELNAIALLENDASNRVIQKSNFKFVGEIEIDDEIYNHYKIHKIDF from the coding sequence ATGCACTCTGAAAAGAACCCGTACAGCCTGTCAATAGAATGTAAAGACATTATCCTTCGCGAATATCAATTAGAAGATTTAAATCAATTACATGAACTTACATGGCAACCGGAGATTTATGGGTTCTTACCAGGTTGGAATGTTGAAAAAGAAGTCAGACTAGACTGGTTGAAGAACTATGAAATACCAGAAAACAATCAATTTCTTAAACTTGTCGAAGAAGGACTGGATGTTGGTGATCTTAGACTGAGGCTAGGGATCGTACTTAAAGAAACCGGGGAATTTATTGGCTGGTGTTGTTCAGGAATAAAAGACGATCTTCCAGCACCAAACAGAGAAATCATGTATGGTATTTCAAAAGAACATAGAAGTAAAGGATATACGACTCAAGCAGTTCAGGGAATAATTCAGTATTTATTTGATAACACGGAGATCAAAGAATTAAATGCAATTGCATTACTAGAGAATGATGCATCGAATAGAGTTATTCAAAAAAGTAATTTTAAGTTTGTCGGAGAGATAGAAATAGATGATGAAATATATAACCATTATAAAATTCATAAGATAGATTTTTGA
- a CDS encoding IS256 family transposase — protein MGLWSKQQLREFIKENNLVTAQDAQHALKDLFAETIQEMLEAEMDTHLGYGKHEVKAKLTPNSRNGKSRKTVVSEYGEQDIAIPRDRLGEFEPLVVKKHPSNVTGIEEQIIALYAKGISTREIQDHLGQMYSIEVSPTLISHVTNKIVPLIKEWQNRPLQGVYAIVYLDAIHFKVKQDGAIINKAAYMVIGIDLDGNKDVLGMWIGENESSKFWLSVLNEFKNRGVQDILIICVDNLSGFSQAIAACYPQTEIQKCIIHQIRSSTRYVSYKDIKKVTADLKPIYKAATEESALLELDRFEEVWGAQYPLIIRSWRTHWDELATFFKYPPEIRKLIYTTNMIESYHRQLRKVTKGKSIFPTDEALLKMLYLATVDVTRKWIGRVQNWGEMLLQLSVFFPDRVGQHLR, from the coding sequence ATGGGACTTTGGTCAAAACAGCAACTTCGGGAATTCATTAAAGAGAACAATCTGGTAACCGCGCAAGATGCACAGCATGCGTTAAAGGATCTATTTGCAGAGACGATTCAGGAGATGCTGGAAGCTGAAATGGATACCCACTTGGGCTATGGAAAGCATGAAGTGAAGGCGAAACTCACTCCAAACAGTCGCAATGGAAAGAGCCGTAAAACGGTAGTCAGTGAGTACGGCGAACAGGACATCGCCATTCCTCGGGACCGCCTGGGTGAGTTTGAGCCCCTGGTCGTTAAGAAGCATCCATCGAATGTAACGGGTATCGAAGAGCAAATCATCGCCCTGTATGCCAAAGGGATTAGCACTAGGGAAATCCAGGATCATCTGGGACAGATGTATAGCATTGAAGTCTCCCCTACGCTCATTTCCCATGTCACGAACAAGATTGTGCCTCTCATTAAAGAATGGCAGAATCGACCTCTGCAAGGCGTCTATGCGATCGTCTATCTGGATGCGATCCACTTTAAAGTCAAGCAAGATGGGGCCATTATCAACAAGGCCGCCTACATGGTCATTGGCATCGATCTGGACGGAAACAAGGATGTGCTGGGCATGTGGATTGGTGAGAATGAGTCCTCCAAGTTCTGGCTAAGCGTACTGAATGAGTTTAAGAATCGCGGGGTTCAAGACATCCTCATTATCTGTGTGGATAACCTGTCTGGATTCTCTCAGGCGATTGCAGCCTGTTATCCCCAAACCGAAATTCAGAAGTGTATTATTCACCAAATCCGCAGCTCCACCCGTTACGTGTCATACAAGGACATTAAGAAAGTAACAGCCGACTTAAAGCCCATTTACAAGGCAGCTACCGAGGAAAGTGCCTTACTTGAACTCGACCGTTTCGAGGAAGTTTGGGGAGCCCAATATCCCCTGATTATCCGTTCTTGGCGGACCCATTGGGACGAACTTGCTACCTTTTTCAAGTACCCACCTGAGATCCGCAAACTCATCTACACCACCAATATGATCGAGAGTTACCACCGTCAGCTTCGTAAAGTGACGAAGGGAAAGAGCATTTTCCCTACCGATGAAGCCCTACTTAAAATGCTCTATCTGGCCACCGTCGATGTCACTCGAAAATGGATAGGCCGTGTCCAAAACTGGGGGGAAATGCTACTCCAGCTTTCGGTCTTTTTCCCCGATCGGGTCGGTCAACACTTGCGTTAG